In Hoeflea ulvae, one genomic interval encodes:
- a CDS encoding 6,7-dimethyl-8-ribityllumazine synthase, whose protein sequence is MTKSLKFAFIKARWHADIVDQALVGFKARITELGLDADIVAFDVPGAFEMPLLAQKLARTGDYDGIVAAALVVDGGIYRHDFVAQAVVTGLMEVQLKTEVPVFSVSLTPHHFQPKGEHEAFFTTHFVQKGREAADAAAQIGALNGELVDADARAEAA, encoded by the coding sequence ATGACAAAATCCCTGAAATTCGCTTTCATCAAAGCACGCTGGCACGCCGATATTGTTGACCAGGCACTGGTCGGCTTCAAGGCGCGCATCACGGAACTCGGTCTGGACGCTGATATCGTAGCGTTCGATGTGCCGGGAGCCTTCGAAATGCCGTTGCTGGCGCAGAAGCTGGCAAGAACCGGAGATTATGACGGCATCGTCGCGGCGGCACTTGTCGTTGATGGCGGCATCTACCGGCATGATTTCGTTGCCCAGGCAGTGGTGACCGGCCTGATGGAAGTCCAGCTCAAGACCGAAGTGCCGGTGTTTTCGGTCTCGCTGACCCCGCATCATTTCCAGCCGAAGGGCGAGCATGAAGCTTTCTTCACCACGCATTTCGTGCAGAAGGGCCGTGAAGCTGCCGATGCCGCGGCTCAGATCGGTGCTCTTAATGGCGAGCTCGTCGACGCCGACGCCAGGGCGGAAGCCGCCTGA
- a CDS encoding DUF2291 family protein: MRADQWRQRCPARDICSVQLKRSILCRGAVHPRSGFGFVALPVDESAHEMTCRRLTACRAAFHTVTTESMMMRTPLLTLCAVAVFALSGCKLVKNPADGEQAVSAGASGDNVRTEQRIADTFETQLLPWVEDKALDFAALKAALAQGLDAAGEAHGNRGSGAGAAWNFAVTDTGTVVSANLESRARIADLDIDGDGAADITVQLGPVIRGNALRDFAPFYNFDDFRDQIEFAKLGRALNDRISAMLELPEGDLIGRSMAFIGVVPLKKADEAMILTPTRLDVMP; this comes from the coding sequence TTGCGTGCTGATCAATGGCGACAACGCTGCCCAGCTCGAGACATTTGCTCTGTCCAACTAAAGCGAAGCATACTTTGCCGGGGCGCGGTGCATCCGCGCTCCGGTTTTGGTTTTGTCGCGCTGCCGGTGGATGAGTCGGCCCATGAAATGACATGCCGGCGGCTGACCGCTTGCCGTGCTGCATTTCACACCGTTACGACAGAGAGCATGATGATGCGTACACCTCTTCTCACCCTATGTGCCGTAGCCGTTTTTGCTCTGTCCGGATGCAAGCTGGTCAAGAACCCGGCCGATGGTGAACAAGCCGTGTCTGCCGGCGCAAGCGGGGACAATGTCCGGACCGAACAGCGCATCGCCGATACTTTCGAGACGCAGCTTTTGCCCTGGGTAGAGGACAAGGCGCTGGATTTTGCCGCTCTGAAAGCGGCTCTGGCGCAAGGGCTGGATGCGGCCGGGGAAGCGCATGGGAACCGCGGATCGGGGGCAGGGGCTGCCTGGAATTTCGCCGTCACTGATACGGGCACGGTTGTTTCCGCCAATCTCGAATCGCGCGCCCGTATCGCCGATCTGGACATTGACGGCGACGGCGCTGCCGATATCACCGTGCAGCTCGGTCCGGTGATCCGGGGCAATGCCTTGCGCGACTTCGCGCCCTTTTACAATTTTGACGATTTCCGTGACCAGATCGAATTCGCCAAGCTCGGCCGGGCGCTCAATGATCGCATCTCCGCCATGCTGGAATTGCCCGAGGGGGACCTGATCGGGCGCTCGATGGCCTTCATCGGTGTGGTGCCGCTGAAAAAGGCAGACGAAGCGATGATCCTGACGCCGACCCGTCTGGACGTTATGCCATGA
- a CDS encoding L-fucose/L-arabinose isomerase family protein produces MIRTVNRKISLGVVIGSRAFFSPAPCIDARTQILAQLEKLGVDAIIMPVEATANGAVQSIPDAKLYAEYFKRHRDSIDGLVICLPNFGDEIAIAELINRTKLNVPILLQASNDELDKVDVHSRRDAFCGKLSVANNFWQYGVPFTETTNHTCDIDGDEFLGDLDRFARVCRTTYGLRNARIGAIGARTAPFQTMRFSEKLLQQSGITVITADLSELIGAAEAIGNDDSDLVTGLERIRNYGRIPAHIREDQVRKQAKWTLAVNRWINENECDASAIQCWRSLQDNFGCATCLTMSMMGEDLMPSACEVDVMGAVSMYALTLASSAPAAILDWNNNYADHVDKCVCTHCGNFPKSFLGETPEIGELDVLGEVIGREKCFGAVKGKVQAGDMTYFRLSSDDRNGMLKAYLGEGEFTDDPFGMDGGIAVTRVKRLRELMRFVTQNGFEHHVAMVRGHHADVVNEAITRYLGWPAYHHNGTPEAELFFPNRK; encoded by the coding sequence ATGATACGGACTGTAAACCGCAAGATTTCGCTTGGCGTTGTGATCGGCAGCCGCGCCTTTTTCAGCCCGGCTCCGTGCATTGATGCACGCACGCAAATCCTGGCGCAACTGGAAAAACTGGGAGTTGATGCAATCATCATGCCCGTCGAGGCGACCGCGAACGGCGCCGTTCAGTCAATCCCGGACGCCAAGCTCTATGCCGAATATTTCAAGAGGCACCGCGATAGCATTGACGGGCTGGTGATCTGCCTGCCCAATTTCGGCGACGAGATCGCGATTGCCGAACTGATCAACCGCACCAAGCTCAACGTGCCGATCCTGCTCCAGGCCTCCAATGACGAACTCGACAAGGTGGATGTGCATTCCCGGCGCGACGCATTCTGCGGCAAGCTCTCGGTTGCCAACAATTTCTGGCAATATGGCGTTCCGTTCACGGAAACGACCAATCACACCTGCGACATCGATGGTGATGAGTTCCTGGGCGACCTCGACCGGTTTGCACGCGTCTGCCGCACCACCTACGGGCTCCGGAACGCGCGCATCGGCGCCATCGGCGCACGCACGGCGCCGTTCCAGACGATGCGGTTTTCGGAAAAACTGCTGCAGCAATCCGGCATCACCGTCATCACCGCCGACCTTTCGGAGCTGATAGGAGCGGCAGAGGCCATCGGCAATGACGACAGCGATCTGGTAACCGGGCTGGAACGCATTCGCAATTACGGCCGCATTCCGGCCCATATCCGGGAAGACCAGGTGCGCAAGCAGGCGAAGTGGACACTGGCCGTCAACCGCTGGATCAACGAGAATGAATGCGATGCCTCGGCAATCCAGTGCTGGCGCTCTCTGCAGGACAATTTCGGCTGCGCCACCTGCCTGACCATGTCGATGATGGGCGAGGACCTGATGCCGTCAGCCTGCGAAGTCGACGTGATGGGAGCGGTGTCGATGTATGCGCTGACGCTGGCCTCCAGCGCGCCGGCCGCCATCCTCGACTGGAACAACAACTACGCCGACCATGTCGACAAATGCGTCTGCACCCATTGCGGCAACTTCCCCAAGAGCTTTCTCGGCGAAACGCCGGAAATCGGCGAACTCGACGTTCTCGGCGAAGTCATCGGCCGCGAGAAATGCTTCGGCGCCGTCAAGGGCAAGGTACAGGCCGGCGACATGACCTATTTCCGGCTCTCCTCGGATGATCGCAACGGCATGCTCAAGGCCTATCTCGGCGAAGGCGAATTCACCGACGATCCCTTCGGCATGGACGGCGGCATTGCAGTGACCCGTGTCAAACGGCTGCGCGAGCTGATGCGGTTCGTCACCCAGAACGGCTTCGAGCACCATGTTGCCATGGTCCGCGGCCACCATGCCGATGTCGTCAACGAGGCCATCACCCGCTATCTCGGCTGGCCCGCTTATCACCACAACGGCACGCCCGAAGCCGAGCTTTTCTTTCCAAACCGCAAGTGA
- a CDS encoding transketolase family protein produces the protein MAVAQATTAPGFDCRKAWAETLEQLAASDERIVVVVNDSVGSSNLGGFQTKFPDRTVNVGIAEQNMVGVAAGLANGGRIPFVSAASCFLTARAMEQIKADVAYAGFNVKLVGQSSGIAYGELGATHHSIEDFAWLRALGPITVIAPCDAWETAEAVKWAAAHDGPVYLRLSRMKVPTLDLPDRTFTPGQAELQRSGTDVTIIANGTTVHLALEAAKTLAEEGVSARVLNMHTISPLDTDAVSAAALETGAIVTVEEALDRGGLGGAVAEHTSATDPVPVQRVGFPGFMPTGSIANLFEEFGLSREGIASAARIAIRRKGA, from the coding sequence ATGGCCGTCGCTCAAGCAACCACCGCCCCGGGTTTCGATTGCCGCAAGGCCTGGGCCGAAACACTTGAACAGTTGGCCGCGTCTGATGAGCGCATTGTCGTCGTGGTCAATGATTCGGTCGGCTCGTCCAATCTCGGCGGTTTCCAGACGAAATTTCCCGACCGCACCGTCAATGTCGGCATTGCCGAGCAGAACATGGTCGGCGTCGCCGCGGGTCTCGCCAATGGCGGCAGAATTCCGTTCGTCTCGGCTGCGTCGTGCTTTCTCACCGCGCGGGCCATGGAGCAGATCAAGGCGGATGTCGCCTATGCCGGCTTCAACGTCAAACTGGTCGGCCAGTCCTCGGGAATCGCCTATGGCGAACTCGGCGCCACCCATCACTCGATCGAGGACTTCGCCTGGCTGCGTGCGCTTGGCCCGATCACCGTGATTGCACCCTGCGACGCCTGGGAAACGGCCGAAGCGGTCAAATGGGCAGCAGCTCATGACGGACCGGTCTATCTGCGCCTGTCACGGATGAAGGTCCCCACCCTGGATCTGCCGGACCGGACATTCACTCCCGGCCAGGCGGAACTGCAGCGCTCAGGCACCGATGTCACCATCATCGCCAATGGCACGACGGTTCATCTTGCGCTGGAGGCGGCTAAGACCCTGGCCGAAGAAGGCGTCTCCGCCCGCGTGCTCAACATGCACACGATTTCGCCGCTCGACACCGACGCGGTGAGCGCCGCAGCGCTGGAAACCGGTGCGATCGTTACCGTGGAAGAAGCGCTGGATCGCGGCGGACTCGGCGGGGCCGTTGCCGAGCACACCTCGGCCACTGATCCCGTACCGGTTCAGCGCGTCGGATTCCCGGGCTTCATGCCGACAGGGTCGATCGCCAATCTTTTCGAGGAATTCGGCCTGAGCCGGGAAGGTATCGCCAGCGCGGCGCGCATCGCCATCCGCCGCAAGGGAGCCTGA
- the exbD gene encoding TonB system transport protein ExbD produces the protein MAGRIADDDELSENHDINITPFIDVMLVLLIIFMIAAPLSTVDIPVELPVAVAEPPQRPLKPVFITIAEDLQLSVGETSTTFERLYVDVGIATLQKRDTRIYIRADKSVPYGEFIRVMNILRADGFLKIGLVGLDENAVPDEAGTAPGAAQPSPATGPQP, from the coding sequence ATGGCTGGCAGGATTGCTGACGACGACGAATTGTCGGAAAACCACGACATCAACATCACGCCCTTCATCGACGTGATGCTGGTGCTCCTGATTATTTTCATGATCGCGGCGCCGCTGTCGACGGTGGATATTCCGGTCGAGCTTCCGGTAGCTGTCGCCGAACCGCCGCAACGGCCGCTCAAGCCGGTGTTCATCACCATCGCCGAGGATCTTCAGCTTTCGGTCGGCGAGACCAGCACGACCTTCGAGCGGCTTTACGTCGATGTCGGCATCGCCACACTGCAGAAGCGGGACACCCGTATCTACATACGTGCGGACAAATCCGTGCCCTATGGCGAGTTCATCCGGGTGATGAACATCCTGCGGGCCGACGGGTTCTTGAAGATCGGACTGGTGGGGCTGGATGAAAACGCCGTGCCGGACGAAGCCGGCACGGCTCCCGGCGCGGCGCAACCTTCACCTGCAACAGGGCCGCAGCCATGA
- a CDS encoding D-ribose ABC transporter substrate-binding protein produces the protein MNIKRRLLITAMAMSVFGAASGFAASAATIAIITPSHDNPFFKAEADGAAAKAKELGYDTMVLVHDDDANKQSELFDTVIAAGVAAIILDNAGADASVAAVQKAKDAGIPSFLIDREITATGVAVSQIVSNNYQGAQLGAEEFVKLMGEEGEYAELVGKESDTNAGIRSQGYHDVIDQYPDLKMVARQTANWSQTEAYTVMESMLQANPGIKGVISGNDTMAMGARAALEAAGKNDVIVVGFDGSNDVRDSILAGGIKATVLQPAYQQAQLAVEQADQYIKTGSTGLDEKQLMDCVLINGDNAAQLETFALSN, from the coding sequence ATGAATATCAAGAGACGTCTGCTTATCACCGCCATGGCCATGAGCGTGTTCGGGGCTGCTTCGGGCTTTGCCGCTTCGGCTGCCACCATCGCCATCATCACGCCGAGCCATGACAACCCGTTCTTCAAGGCCGAGGCCGACGGTGCTGCGGCCAAGGCCAAGGAACTGGGCTATGACACCATGGTGCTGGTGCATGACGATGACGCCAACAAGCAATCGGAACTGTTCGATACGGTGATTGCAGCCGGGGTAGCCGCCATCATTCTCGACAATGCTGGCGCCGACGCGTCCGTCGCAGCCGTGCAGAAGGCCAAGGATGCGGGTATTCCCTCATTCCTGATCGACCGCGAAATCACCGCTACCGGCGTTGCCGTGTCGCAGATCGTGTCGAACAATTATCAGGGCGCCCAGCTCGGTGCAGAAGAGTTCGTCAAGCTGATGGGTGAAGAAGGCGAATATGCCGAGCTCGTCGGCAAGGAATCCGACACCAATGCCGGTATCCGCAGCCAGGGCTACCACGACGTCATCGACCAGTATCCGGATCTGAAGATGGTTGCTCGTCAGACGGCCAACTGGTCGCAGACCGAAGCCTATACGGTGATGGAATCGATGCTGCAGGCCAATCCCGGCATCAAGGGCGTGATTTCCGGCAACGACACCATGGCCATGGGCGCGCGCGCAGCGCTTGAGGCCGCCGGCAAGAACGACGTGATCGTGGTGGGCTTCGACGGCTCCAACGACGTGCGGGATTCGATCCTGGCCGGTGGCATCAAGGCCACCGTGCTGCAGCCCGCCTACCAGCAGGCTCAGCTGGCTGTCGAACAGGCAGACCAGTACATCAAGACCGGCTCGACCGGGCTGGATGAAAAGCAGCTGATGGATTGCGTGCTGATCAATGGCGACAACGCTGCCCAGCTCGAGACATTTGCTCTGTCCAACTAA
- a CDS encoding alpha-hydroxy acid oxidase, with the protein MSDRTTAALQPTLRGYESRARHVLSTDRAAYFFGGAADELTLEANQRAFSEIELLPRALRDMRGGSAGLTLLGQPMAHPVLVAPVAYQKLVHPDGEAAMAIGAAAQGTHMVLSTQSSVDAAEARRAGAYCTWFQLYWRPTREDNLRLVQRMADLGYTAIVLTIDAPVQGVRDRETRTGFRLPADISAVNLENMRPPQFAPLGDDESILFDRIAHIAPEWADVEWLCENSPLPVILKGIVHPGDAHKAVLAGARAIIVSNHGGRVLDTIPASIRLLPAVVKACDGAIPVLMDGGVRRGTDILKALALGATAVLVGRPVIAGLAVAGAAGVSHVLRLLHDEFEIAMMLTGCRTLNDITPDILYRPDQP; encoded by the coding sequence ATGTCGGATCGTACCACTGCAGCATTGCAGCCGACCCTGCGCGGATATGAAAGCCGGGCGCGCCATGTGCTGAGCACGGACCGGGCCGCCTATTTCTTTGGCGGCGCTGCGGATGAATTGACACTTGAGGCCAATCAGCGCGCCTTTTCGGAGATCGAACTGCTCCCGCGTGCGCTTCGCGACATGCGCGGCGGCTCGGCCGGCCTGACCCTGCTTGGCCAGCCAATGGCGCATCCGGTTCTGGTGGCCCCCGTGGCCTATCAGAAACTGGTTCATCCCGATGGCGAAGCGGCAATGGCAATAGGCGCCGCCGCCCAGGGCACCCATATGGTGCTGAGCACCCAAAGCAGTGTCGATGCAGCCGAGGCCCGCAGGGCCGGTGCCTACTGCACCTGGTTTCAACTCTACTGGCGGCCCACGCGCGAGGACAATCTGCGGCTTGTGCAGCGGATGGCCGATCTGGGGTACACCGCAATCGTGCTGACAATCGACGCGCCGGTGCAAGGAGTGCGCGATCGCGAGACCAGAACCGGCTTCCGCTTGCCTGCTGACATCTCTGCGGTCAATCTGGAGAACATGCGGCCGCCGCAATTTGCGCCGCTGGGAGACGACGAATCGATCCTGTTTGACCGCATCGCCCATATCGCCCCCGAATGGGCCGATGTGGAATGGCTTTGCGAAAATTCGCCGCTGCCGGTGATTCTCAAGGGCATTGTGCATCCGGGGGATGCGCACAAGGCGGTCCTGGCCGGCGCGCGCGCCATCATCGTTTCCAATCATGGCGGCAGGGTTCTCGACACCATACCGGCCAGCATCAGATTGCTGCCTGCGGTGGTCAAGGCCTGTGACGGGGCGATTCCCGTGCTCATGGATGGCGGCGTACGACGCGGCACCGACATCCTGAAGGCGCTGGCTCTCGGGGCGACGGCCGTGCTGGTCGGCCGCCCGGTGATTGCCGGCCTGGCCGTCGCCGGCGCTGCCGGTGTCAGCCATGTCCTGCGTCTGCTGCATGACGAATTCGAGATCGCCATGATGCTGACCGGTTGCCGTACGTTGAACGATATTACCCCCGACATCCTCTACCGGCCGGACCAGCCTTAA
- the exbB gene encoding tonB-system energizer ExbB yields the protein MKTKLIRFGVVTALVLLAGQAVAQEAAESAVQGNLLGGIVASLSAWLHQAGEDELSAIGMFMAADWVVKAVMISLAFASVLTWIIFFAKTLDLLWQRATLKRNFRRLDAHGSLTGVQALFANGKGIVGRMVHAALRERERSSAGGLDKAGVKERVSSELSRIEAGAARSMMAGTGILANIGSTAPFVGLFGTVWGIMNSFISISESNTTNLAVVAPGIAEALLATAIGLVAAIPAVIFYNLIARGLGGYKVMLADAAALVERTLSRDLDLAGQGVRTVAPAMPSAEVTDLAEAAE from the coding sequence ATGAAGACGAAACTGATCCGATTTGGGGTGGTGACCGCACTCGTGCTGCTGGCAGGACAGGCTGTTGCGCAGGAAGCCGCAGAGAGCGCTGTCCAGGGCAATTTGCTTGGCGGCATTGTTGCAAGTCTTTCGGCCTGGCTGCATCAGGCAGGCGAAGACGAACTGAGCGCCATCGGCATGTTCATGGCCGCCGACTGGGTGGTCAAGGCGGTGATGATCTCGCTGGCCTTTGCGTCGGTACTGACCTGGATCATCTTCTTTGCCAAGACGCTTGATCTGCTGTGGCAGCGCGCCACGCTCAAGCGCAATTTTCGTCGTCTCGACGCCCATGGCAGCCTGACCGGGGTGCAGGCGCTCTTTGCCAACGGCAAGGGAATTGTCGGCCGCATGGTGCATGCCGCCCTGCGCGAGCGTGAGCGCAGCAGCGCCGGCGGGCTCGACAAGGCCGGCGTCAAGGAGCGCGTGTCTTCCGAATTGTCACGCATCGAGGCCGGGGCGGCGCGAAGCATGATGGCGGGCACCGGCATTCTCGCCAATATCGGCTCGACCGCGCCCTTTGTCGGCCTGTTCGGCACGGTCTGGGGCATCATGAACTCCTTCATTTCGATTTCCGAAAGCAACACCACCAATCTCGCTGTCGTGGCGCCGGGGATCGCCGAAGCACTGCTTGCCACCGCAATCGGGCTGGTGGCGGCAATTCCGGCGGTGATCTTCTACAATCTGATTGCGCGCGGGCTTGGCGGCTACAAGGTGATGCTTGCCGATGCGGCGGCGCTGGTCGAGCGCACGCTGTCCCGCGATCTCGATCTTGCGGGCCAAGGCGTCAGGACGGTTGCACCCGCGATGCCAAGTGCCGAGGTCACCGACCTTGCCGAGGCTGCGGAGTAA
- a CDS encoding transketolase — translation MTRALKTDNSQTLIRDKALWMRQHAMRMVYDKQLGHLGGDFSAIDVLATLYFGVLRYDPARPEWTERDRFVMSKGHATGALYTALAAAGYFPQDWLDTYMQHHSMLNGHPNRQYLPGVETNTGPLGHGFPVALGIAISGQIAGADYRTYVLTGDGEQQEGSNWEAAMTAGSRKVRNLTLIIDRNRLQQGARTEDTNGLDPLDDKYRAFGWHVVEIDGHEYGQLLDTLGAPVGDRQKPLCVIANTVKGKGVSFMEDQAKWHHGVPNAEQFAQAMKELV, via the coding sequence ATGACCCGCGCACTGAAAACCGACAACTCCCAGACCCTCATCCGCGACAAGGCGCTGTGGATGCGCCAGCATGCCATGAGGATGGTCTATGACAAGCAGCTGGGCCATCTCGGCGGCGATTTCTCCGCCATCGACGTGCTGGCGACGCTCTATTTCGGCGTGCTTCGTTATGACCCGGCGCGTCCGGAATGGACCGAGCGCGACCGCTTCGTAATGTCCAAGGGCCACGCCACCGGCGCGCTCTACACCGCGCTTGCAGCAGCGGGATATTTCCCCCAGGACTGGCTCGACACCTATATGCAGCATCACTCGATGCTCAACGGTCACCCCAACCGCCAATATCTGCCGGGAGTTGAAACCAATACCGGTCCGCTGGGTCATGGCTTTCCGGTGGCTCTGGGCATCGCCATTTCCGGCCAGATCGCCGGGGCCGACTATCGCACCTATGTGCTCACCGGCGACGGGGAACAGCAGGAAGGGTCGAACTGGGAAGCGGCCATGACCGCCGGCAGCCGCAAGGTCAGGAACCTGACGCTGATCATCGACCGCAACCGGCTGCAACAGGGCGCACGCACCGAAGACACCAATGGCCTCGACCCGCTCGACGACAAGTACCGCGCCTTTGGCTGGCATGTCGTCGAGATCGACGGACATGAGTACGGGCAACTGCTCGACACGCTCGGCGCACCGGTGGGAGACCGCCAAAAGCCGCTCTGCGTGATCGCCAATACGGTCAAGGGCAAGGGTGTGTCATTCATGGAAGATCAGGCGAAGTGGCACCACGGCGTTCCCAATGCCGAGCAATTCGCGCAAGCAATGAAGGAACTGGTCTGA
- a CDS encoding energy transducer TonB — protein sequence MSLIYQRSASGIWFWACAAVVSVGLHGGLSYLALRDEPVAAVEQPVDAGITGAIMFDLSDLIAAPADMAEDSAEATESAEAPTITESPEVVDPAKAAEEPMLSQIPYDVEDESLKFGVASPEPVEDTEELAHEIATEYKPEDVEQASTTGAQESDAADASVAAVAAEETAETTQATGEGLTAEQKAEVREWQRDIVLRISKVRKYPSLARQKRIEGEVRVRFTLDQYGSILSSQIETSSGWPVLDEAALAVFTEIGKLPTPPSYLEGDSFTLLAPIRYSFR from the coding sequence ATGAGCCTGATCTACCAGCGGTCGGCTTCCGGCATCTGGTTCTGGGCATGCGCGGCGGTCGTCAGTGTCGGCCTGCATGGCGGGCTGTCCTATTTGGCCCTGCGGGATGAGCCTGTTGCGGCTGTCGAACAGCCGGTGGATGCCGGCATCACCGGGGCTATCATGTTCGACCTCTCCGACCTGATCGCGGCACCGGCGGATATGGCCGAAGACAGCGCCGAGGCGACTGAATCGGCCGAGGCACCGACCATCACCGAAAGCCCGGAAGTCGTCGATCCAGCCAAGGCGGCGGAAGAGCCGATGCTGAGCCAGATTCCCTATGATGTGGAGGATGAAAGCCTCAAATTCGGCGTGGCCAGTCCGGAACCGGTCGAGGATACCGAGGAACTCGCGCACGAGATCGCCACCGAATACAAGCCGGAGGATGTCGAGCAGGCCAGCACCACCGGTGCCCAGGAAAGTGATGCGGCGGATGCTTCGGTTGCTGCCGTTGCTGCCGAAGAAACCGCCGAAACCACCCAGGCCACGGGCGAGGGGCTGACCGCCGAACAAAAGGCCGAAGTGCGGGAATGGCAGCGCGATATCGTGCTCAGGATCAGCAAGGTGCGGAAATATCCTTCGCTGGCGCGTCAAAAGCGGATCGAAGGGGAAGTCCGGGTGCGGTTCACGCTGGATCAGTATGGGTCGATCCTGTCGTCGCAGATCGAGACCTCGTCAGGCTGGCCGGTGCTCGACGAGGCGGCCCTCGCGGTGTTCACTGAAATCGGCAAGCTGCCGACACCGCCGAGCTATCTCGAAGGCGACAGCTTCACGCTGCTGGCGCCAATCCGCTACTCGTTCCGATAG
- a CDS encoding FGGY-family carbohydrate kinase: protein MLVLAIDQGTTNTKALIVDETGHIHAHAATPSRTDYPHPGWAEQSATAIWEDTRSVMDAVAAQAGGRSIDAIAISNQRETIVAWDAQTGKPVGPAILWQCRRTAPECAALIAAGHNDAVELATGLGINPMFPASKLAWIINNRPGARQLAEQGRLRAGTVDSWLLWNLTDGAVFATDHSNASRTQLFDTSTLAWSETLAEIFGTPTACLPQPLASDARFGETAAGVTGLPAGIPIHAMMGDSHAALYGHGVRAPGTVKATYGTGSSLMTLTPKRTASAHGLSGTIAWTDTSGTAYALEGNILVSAQAASFMANLLGIGDARALSDLARTVDTSDGVTFVPALSGLAAPHWNDHATGTVAGMTHGTTPAHVARATFEAIAMQIADVFEAMQSDVGLTLDGLRTDGGASSNEFLMQLQSDLLQCPVESAVVEEVSALGAAAMAFGALGATWRADTRSKHFDPAMEPAAAAALRATWQDAIRRACS from the coding sequence ATGCTGGTGCTGGCAATCGATCAGGGAACGACCAACACAAAGGCGCTGATCGTCGACGAGACCGGGCACATCCATGCCCATGCCGCCACGCCGTCACGCACCGACTATCCGCATCCGGGATGGGCCGAACAGTCGGCCACTGCCATTTGGGAAGACACGCGGTCCGTCATGGACGCCGTCGCAGCGCAAGCCGGCGGCCGCAGCATTGACGCCATCGCCATTTCCAACCAGCGCGAAACCATCGTGGCCTGGGACGCGCAGACCGGCAAGCCTGTCGGCCCGGCGATCCTGTGGCAATGCCGCCGCACCGCTCCCGAATGCGCAGCACTGATTGCCGCAGGGCACAATGATGCGGTGGAACTTGCCACCGGGCTCGGCATCAATCCGATGTTTCCCGCGTCAAAACTGGCCTGGATCATCAACAACCGCCCTGGGGCCAGGCAGCTTGCCGAGCAGGGCCGCCTGCGCGCAGGCACGGTCGACAGCTGGCTGCTGTGGAATCTGACCGATGGCGCGGTGTTCGCGACCGACCATTCCAATGCCTCGCGCACGCAATTGTTCGACACCTCAACCCTGGCATGGAGCGAAACCCTTGCCGAAATTTTTGGCACGCCGACCGCCTGTCTGCCGCAACCGCTGGCCTCGGATGCGCGCTTTGGCGAGACCGCAGCCGGGGTGACCGGCCTGCCCGCGGGCATTCCGATCCACGCGATGATGGGCGACAGCCACGCCGCGCTGTACGGCCACGGTGTCCGCGCGCCGGGCACGGTCAAGGCCACCTATGGCACCGGCTCATCCCTGATGACGCTGACGCCGAAGCGGACCGCATCCGCCCACGGGCTGTCGGGCACCATTGCCTGGACGGACACGTCCGGCACCGCCTATGCACTCGAGGGCAATATCCTGGTCTCTGCTCAGGCAGCCTCCTTCATGGCAAACCTGCTCGGCATCGGCGATGCCCGTGCGCTGTCGGACCTGGCCCGGACTGTCGACACGTCAGACGGCGTGACATTCGTGCCGGCCCTGTCCGGTCTGGCCGCGCCGCACTGGAATGACCACGCCACCGGCACCGTGGCAGGCATGACCCACGGCACCACGCCGGCGCATGTTGCCCGGGCGACTTTCGAGGCGATCGCCATGCAGATTGCCGATGTGTTCGAAGCCATGCAATCCGATGTCGGCCTCACGCTGGATGGCTTGCGCACCGACGGCGGGGCCTCGTCAAACGAATTTCTGATGCAGTTGCAGTCGGACCTGCTGCAATGTCCGGTGGAAAGTGCCGTTGTCGAGGAGGTCAGCGCGCTCGGGGCCGCGGCAATGGCCTTCGGTGCGCTCGGCGCCACCTGGCGCGCGGACACGCGCAGCAAGCACTTCGATCCCGCCATGGAACCGGCAGCCGCGGCAGCACTGCGCGCCACATGGCAGGACGCGATTCGGCGCGCCTGCAGCTAG